A genome region from Eremothecium cymbalariae DBVPG#7215 chromosome 4, complete sequence includes the following:
- the NHA1 gene encoding Nha1p (similar to Ashbya gossypii AGL172W 1-intron) has translation MVVWEHLDVSKAHVAYACVGVFSCIFSLVSLFVKERLYIGESTVAVIFGLIVGPHCLDWFDPIAWGNTDSITLEISRIVLCLQIFAVAVELPKKYMLKHWMSVTMLLVPVMTTGWLIIGLFVWILIPGLDFSSSLLISACITATDPILAQSVVSGKFAERVPGHLRNLLSAESGCNDGMAFPFIYLSLNLVIYPGNSREIMKDWLCITILYECIFGCILGIVIGYTGRRAIRYAEEKRIIDRESFLAFYVVLAMMCAGFGSILGVDDLLVSFAAGAAFAWDGWFAKKTEESKVSTVIDLLLNLAYFVYFGAIIPWQKFNDPSIGTHIWRLMILAVVVITLRRIPAVLVFKSMIPDIKSWREALFVGHFGPIGVGAIFAAILARAELEAHATGEETPLRELPAHGTTHWQLIACVWPIVCFLIVTSIIVHGSSVAVITLGRHLNTITLTKSFTTHTTNGNNRSSSWMQRLPGLDKSGRSFSLHRIDTLAPPEVLTRAGTVETSGIPVKPVGGMKRRQKKLSRKSKAKEMFRTASKRSDFEPIDSVALKEERMVRERQAKAAAFALSREDKLDYEEKDLEDEYQNEQDSKDDAYHSSQQSLNYNSNSTPSDFRHSIGMDDRSNYKNTPANTSNDERIQFPSVSGSSSNAYEEKLAESSPDYNDDQHPTIAYQEGNNLILENKQGEIVAQTMVCRPGKDLEDGSGGSSRSDLPAEKRHSLRKVVSPLFLKKSTLIQDERGAKYHAYKVNDTLIIENEDGEVLRRYKINRHDSGKSSTSVKKRSSSVVSKALSAVGLGRSSNSSVRSLPATEDVQNVAENPQKHIQPRKLTPVPSVHSDAPFEDDDEEFSELSDGYDYTANDVVHKGVNEEEETAIERVRRLTALGEYSAPRDDDDEEDVPHAVLQSIAGGNPNNDNRNVNTNTSTSKTRTALGLPFHK, from the exons ATGGTTGTATGGGAACACCTAGAT GTATCAAAAGCCCATGTGGCATATGCATGCGTTGGTGTATTTTCATGTATCTTTTCGTTGGTTTCGCTTTTCGTTAAGGAAAGACTGTATATTGGTGAGTCGACTGTAGCGgttatttttggtttaattgTGGGTCCTCATTGTTTGGACTGGTTTGATCCTATAGCATGGGGGAATACTGATTCGATAACTCTAGAGATCTCGCGCATCGTTTTATGTTTGCAGATCTTTGCTGTCGCGGTCGAGTTACCGAAGAAATATATGTTAAAGCATTGGATGTCCGTAACAATGTTATTAGTTCCAGTTATGACTACAGGTTGGCTAATTATTGGTTTGTTTGTCTGGATACTAATCCCGGGTTTAGATTTTTCATCTAGTTTGTTAATTTCCGCATGTATTACTGCAACTGACCCTATTTTAGCACAGTCAGTTGTGTCTGGTAAATTTGCAGAAAGAGTGCCTGGGCATTTAAGGAATTTATTATCGGCTGAGTCGGGCTGTAATGATGGTATGGCATTTCcgtttatttatttatcaTTAAATTTAGTAATCTATCCAGGTAATAGTCGTGAAATTATGAAAGATTGGTTATGTATTACTATACTTTATGAATGCATATTTGGTTGCATTTTAGGCATTGTGATAGGCTATACAGGGAGGAGAGCGATTAGGTATGCAGAAGAAAAACGAATAATAGATCGTGAGTCCTTTTTAGCGTTCTATGTGGTTCTAGCCATGATGTGCGCAGGTTTCGGTTCCATTTTAGGTGTTGACGACCTACTAGTATCGTTTGCCGCTGGTGCAGCGTTTGCTTGGGATGGTTGGTTTGCGAAAAAGACCGAAGAGAGTAAGGTTTCAACTGTTATAGATTTGCTATTAAATTTGGCGTATTTTGTCTATTTCGGTGCCATCATACCATGGCAAAAGTTTAATGATCCTAGTATTGGCACGCATATTTGGCGGTTGATGATTCTTGCTGTTGTCGTCATTACATTGCGTAGAATTCCAGCAGTTTTGGTATTCAAGAGCATGATCCCTGATATTAAGTCGTGGCGTGAAGCACTTTTTGTCGGTCACTTTGGTCCAATTGGTGTTGGGGCAATTTTTGCCGCAATATTGGCTAGGGCAGAGTTGGAAGCGCATGCAACTGGGGAAGAAACTCCATTAAGAGAGCTACCAGCACATGGAACAACACATTGGCAGTTAATAGCATGTGTCTGGCCTATCGTTTGTTTCTTAATTGTGACTTCGATCATCGTTCATGGCTCCTCTGTTGCAGTCATTACTTTAGGTCGTCATTTGAACACCATTACTTTGACTAAATCTTTTACTACCCACACAACTAATGGAAATAATCGTAGTTCTTCCTGGATGCAGAGATTACCTGGCTTGGATAAATCAGGTcgttcattttcattacATCGGATTGATACATTAGCTCCTCCGGAGGTTCTAACGAGGGCTGGTACAGTTGAAACAAGTGGTATTCCGGTCAAGCCTGTAGGTGGAATGAAGAGAAGACAAAAGAAGCTAAGCAGAAAGAGCAAAGCAAAGGAGATGTTTAGAACTGCTTCAAAGCGTAGTGATTTTGAGCCCATTGATAGTGTCGCGctaaaagaagaaaggaTGGTACGTGAAAGACAAGCAAAAGCGGCCGCATTTGCTCTAAGTAGGGAAGATAAATTGGACTACGAAGAAAAAGATCTAGAAGACGAATATCAAAATGAACAAGATTCAAAAGATGATGCCTACCACTCTAGTCAACAGTCTTTGAATTATAACTCGAATAGTACTCCCAGTGATTTTCGGCATAGTATCGGAATGGATGACAGGAGTAATTACAAGAATACTCCTGCCAATACTTCTAATGACGAACGCATCCAATTTCCTTCGGTTAGTGGTAGTTCTTCCAATGCTTATGAGGAGAAACTAGCAGAGAGCAGCCCAGATTATAATGATGACCAGCATCCCACTATTGCATATCAAGAAGGGAATAATCTCATCCTTGAAAATAAGCAAGGAGAGATCGTGGCTCAAACAATGGTATGCAGACCTGGTAAGGATCTAGAGGATGGTAGCGGGGGCAGTTCCCGTTCCGATCTTCCGGCGGAGAAGAGGCACTCTTTGAGAAAGGTGGTTTCCCCTTTATTCTTGAAAAAGTCAACCTTAATTCAGGACGAACGTGGTGCTAAATACCATGCGTATAAAGTTAATGACACCTTGATCattgaaaatgaagatgGGGAAGTCTTGAGGCGTTATAAAATCAACAGGCACGATTCAGgtaaatcttcaacttctgttaagaaaagaagttcaagTGTTGTCTCCAAGGCGCTTTCTGCAGTTGGTCTAGGTAGATCATCTAATTCCTCGGTCCGATCCCTTCCTGCAACTGAAGATGTTCAAAACGTAGCTGAAAATCCACAGAAACATATCCAACCGCGTAAATTAACCCCAGTTCCTTCGGTACATTCAGATGCACcctttgaagatgatgacgaagaatTTTCTGAACTTTCTGACGGCTATGATTATACGGCGAATGATGTAGTACATAAAGGAgtaaatgaagaagaagaaactgCAATTGAACGTGTTAGAAGATTAACAGCTTTGGGGGAGTATTCGGCCCCAagagatgatgatgatgaagaagatgttCCGCATGCTGTTCTGCAAAGTATAGCCGGTGGTAACCCAAATAATGACAACAGAAATGTTAACACTAATacatcaacttcaaaaaccaGAACTGCTTTAGGCCTACCTTTCCATAAATAG